From Anopheles darlingi chromosome 2, idAnoDarlMG_H_01, whole genome shotgun sequence, the proteins below share one genomic window:
- the LOC125948441 gene encoding heart- and neural crest derivatives-expressed protein 2-like isoform X2: MLISIILIILLIIIITISSSSSSNITNHNPTHTITTINHHRCTIVRWCTRRTLTPTSPMRDTTVVGMVHRCTSLPVAVRSMPGTTTTDHHTSPASSSSSAASSSPSSALLSSTVEAVPGNGVPIVRVVKRRNTANKKERRRTQSINSAYTSLRDRIPNVPNDTKLSKIKTLRLAISYIAHLLAVVNGNQDPSCDFRAELVPSSRKINAERRAQKSLLQSFPSNNGATGGEGRKIKGRTGWPQHVWALETKTSIK; the protein is encoded by the exons atgctgatcagcatcatcctcatcatccttctcatcatcatcatcaccatcagcagcagcagcagcagcaacatcaccaaccACAACCCCactcacaccatcaccaccatcaaccatcaccgGTGTACGATTGTCCGATGGTGTACGAGAAgaacgttaacg CCTACATCCCCGATGAGGGATACTACGGTGGTGGGAATGGTACACCGATGCACGTCACTTCCGGTGGCGGTACGGTCGATGCCGGGAACGACCACTACCGATCATCATACGTCCCccgcatcatcgtcatcatcggcggcGTCATCCTCACCATCGTCTGCCCTGCTCAGTTCGACCGTCGAAGCGGTCCCGGGCAATGGCGTACCGATCGTTCGAGTCGTCAAGCGACGCAACACGGCCAACAAAAAGGAACGACGTCGGACGCAGAGCATCAACTCGGCCTACACCTCACTCCGGGACCGCATTCCCAACGTACCGAATGACACCAAGCTCTCCAAG ATCAAAACGCTACGTCTGGCCATCTCCTACATTGCCCATCTGCTGGCGGTCGTAAACGGAAACCAGGATCCATCGTGTGACTTCCGAGCGGAGCTGGTGCCCTCTTCGCGCAAGATCAACGCGGAACGGCGGGCCCAGAAGTCGCTGCTGCAa AGTTTTCCCTCGAATAATGGTGCGACTGGCGGCGAGGGGCGTAAAATCAAAGGACGAACCGGGTGGCCACAACATGTCTGGGCGCTGGAGACGAAGACGAGCATCAAGTGA
- the LOC125948443 gene encoding antithrombin-III, with protein sequence MISFSKFVAMLMIVVVALLTPTCWTLPKQRYSRDGGEPRSLVGVSTNIITSSLLKGAAESTGNHVFSPFGFSSILTMISEGAEGQTLKELYDVFKFPTDRDLVRRAYDESLKRLSGQNPANEPQFKTWFYIYKNNSVHQAYKDVLERNYGVEVRDIERNDYDFDEPKTSLEPVVADVEDEKVEEVIEEEITEESNNLGGDNRVTEQEGGNSNNSKDIVDFEVLKIKSALPVDDAKDDVRIDTGITTNYDEIEDENPKFDKNIDDKEYVDPTKIKAELAKQKMDAMNEVLEQGETNEKVKSVAADSNNQEPAKLSLPLKKLGAESDELEIMQLSDSNVSTRKLNLGRSFLTGDIASALSGNSLVGRKLNAKQDDPQPNESKMLLFNGLYYRGAWATPFQQLRTEESMFFTNTEEKPVMMMRSQGTFGIGKDDQLDAKFLELPYNNSRYSLLLMVPNSKDGLKELIKNFNPDTLSTVQKSLVQMPAQICIPKFRIDTTSRAEKPLAKLGLITMFTSKADLSGITDEQKIHVDELVQHVSIRVDEGSSSENALSATNTIEAKTLENDREQFLADKPFLFFVRDIVDDIVIVAGKITDVPYAE encoded by the exons ATGATATCCTTCTCGAAGTTCGTGGCGATGT tgatgatcgtcgtcgtagcgcTGCTAACGCCAACCTGCTGGACACTGCCCAAGCAGCGTTACTCGCGTGACGGAGGTGAACCACGCAGTCTGGTTGGCGTCTCGACTAACATCATCACGAGCAGCCTTCTCAAGGGTGCGGCCGAATCCACCGGAAATCATGTGTTTTCTCCGTTCGGCTTTTCCTCGATACTGACCATGATCAGCGAGGGTGCCGAAGGTCAGACACTGAAGGAGCTGTACGATGTCTTCAAATTCCCCACCGATCGAGATCTAG TGCGACGAGCGTACGATGAGTCTCTGAAGCGGTTAAGCGGACAGAATCCTGCCAACGAGCCCCAGTTTAAGACCTGGTTTTACATCTACAAGAACAACTCCGTCCATCAGGCGTATAAGGATGTGCTGGAGCGTAACTACGGTGTTGAGGTGCGCGATATCGAGCGTAATGATTACGATTTCGATGAACCGAAAACGTCGCtggaaccggtggtggccgatgtGGAGGATGAAAAAGTGGAAGAAGTAATTGAGGAAGAGATCACGGAGGAAAGTAACAATCTGGGCGGAGATAATCGTGTCACGGAGCAGGAAggtggcaacagcaacaacagcaaggacATCGTGGACTTTGAGGTGCTGAAGATCAAATCGGCACTGCCGGTAGACGATGCCAAGGATGATGTACGGATTGACACGGGTATTACTACCAATTACGATGAGATAGAGGATGAGAACCCGAAGTTCGACAAGAACATTGACGATAAAGAGTATGTCGATCCAACGAAGATTAAGGCCGAGCTGGCTAAGCAGAAaatggatgccatgaacgaaGTGCTCGAACAAGGCGAAACCAACGAAAAGGTTAAGTCCGTGGCCGCCGACTCTAACAATCAGGAGCCCGCGAAACTATCGCTGCCATTGAAGAAACTTGGCGCGGAAAGCGATGAACTAGAGATTATGCAGCTCTCCGATAGCAATGTGTCAACACGCAAG CTCAATTTAGGCAGATCATTCCTCACCGGCGATATTGCATCGGCACTCAGCGGTAATTCGTTAGTCGGACGAAAGCTGAACGCTAAACAAGACGATCCGCAGCCAAATGAGTCTAAGATGCTTCTCTTCAATGGGCTCTACTATCGGGGTGCCTGGGCAACACCATTCCAG CAACTAAGGACCGAGGAGAGCATGTTCTTCACCAATACCGAAGAAAAGCCCGTCATGATGATGCGATCGCAAGGAACGTTCGGAATTGGCAAAGACGATCAGCTTGATGCCAAGTTCTTGGAGCTACCATACAAT AACTCCCGTTACTCGCTGCTACTGATGGTGCCAAACAGTAAGGATGGTCTGAAGGAGCTGATTAAAAACTTCAATCCCGACACGCTGAGCACGGTCCAAAAGTCGTTAGTTCAAATGCCAGCGCAGATTTGCATTCCAAAGTTCCGCATTGACACCACCAGTCGGGCCGAGAAACCGTTGGCCAAG CTTGGATTGATCACCATGTTTACCTCGAAGGCCGATCTGAGCGGTATCACCGATGAGCAGAAAATCCACGTCGACGAGCTGGTGCAGCACGTGTCCATCCGCGTCGATGAGGGATCTAGCAGCGAGAACGCACTATCCGCCACGAATACCATCGAAGCCAAAACGTTGGAAAATGATCGAGAACAGTTCCTTGCTGACAAGCCGTTCCTTTTCTTCGTACGCGACATCGTGGATGATATCGTGATCGTTGCTGGCAAAATCACGGATGTTCCGTACGCGGAGTGA
- the LOC125948441 gene encoding protein doublesex-like isoform X1: protein MYNKMSSFESGSSDGDLCQPVCDPDPYYEANGGSYYTQLYPADSQNTGTQVITIMEEEGYWGSPCSSTNESQQADANLGPGHAHHRSSAAVSTIRLLTATHLAPPPASCGDPSPSSCSSSSSSPSTSSSVSSSVYGHQQRHQLQSSLIGGYPCLRSPDADADQHHPHHPSHHHHHHQQQQQQQHHQPQPHSHHHHHQPSPVYDCPMVYEKNVNAYIPDEGYYGGGNGTPMHVTSGGGTVDAGNDHYRSSYVPRIIVIIGGVILTIVCPAQFDRRSGPGQWRTDRSSRQATQHGQQKGTTSDAEHQLGLHLTPGPHSQRTE, encoded by the exons ATGTACAACAAAATGTCCAGCTTTGAGTCTGGTTCTTCGGATGGCGATCTGTGTCAGCCCGTCTGTGATCCTGATCCGTACTACGAAGCTAATGGAGGTAGCTACTATACACAACTCTATCCAGCTGATTCACAGAATACAG GAACGCAGGTGATCACAATCATGGAGGAGGAAGGTTACTGGGGGTCACCCTGTAGCTCGACGAACGAATCGCAGCAGGCGGACGCTAATCTCGGTCCAGGGCATGCTCATCATCGCAGCTCGGCCGCGGTCAGTACCATTCGCTTGCTCACCGCAACGCACCTTGCTCCGCCACCGGCATCCTGCGGCGATCCTTCACCCTCGTCCTgttcatcctcgtcctcgtcaccGTCCACTTCCTCGTCCGTATCCTCGTCGGTGTACggccaccagcaacggcaccaGCTACAGTCATCACTGATCGGTGGCTATCCATGCCTACGCTCACCagacgctgatgctgatcagcatcatcctcatcatccttctcatcatcatcatcaccatcagcagcagcagcagcagcaacatcaccaaccACAACCCCactcacaccatcaccaccatcaaccatcaccgGTGTACGATTGTCCGATGGTGTACGAGAAgaacgttaacg CCTACATCCCCGATGAGGGATACTACGGTGGTGGGAATGGTACACCGATGCACGTCACTTCCGGTGGCGGTACGGTCGATGCCGGGAACGACCACTACCGATCATCATACGTCCCccgcatcatcgtcatcatcggcggcGTCATCCTCACCATCGTCTGCCCTGCTCAGTTCGACCGTCGAAGCGGTCCCGGGCAATGGCGTACCGATCGTTCGAGTCGTCAAGCGACGCAACACGGCCAACAAAAAGGAACGACGTCGGACGCAGAGCATCAACTCGGCCTACACCTCACTCCGGGACCGCATTCCCAACGTACCGAATGA
- the LOC125948437 gene encoding uncharacterized protein LOC125948437 codes for MISTVTVEAHFSATYVDNYLDTLENLPDDVQRHLSRIRELDVLQRSHIRDVNLYYEQWALHQPQNGTAAAAITSSASSSSSAANGPDLATGTGDPSATPSSASSSEPNAILKRAIARIQQSLIAAQELGDEKLQILQQLHDLIEHRIRLLDQDYMHLGNDFFTSIRLDCSRDEGRLTDGNGADRFHSSGVTGGANNGTGAYGIGGGNGPGQSNNGFGGLGSNAHVLHASNGGGGTPLGAGGSGGSILGSQPSTGGSGGASGIYGGNNGGMLGSERTSKRARRTRNEQQGGGAANGGSNTPNSTCGASPMDVDPSLDCVGSIGAGSGGSDGGESAGILLAGGGSVKQEPGSGLMSGSGTGGNGRGNSGGVSGGSASGAGIGGHNSSLSGSGVSGQGQGGNSATLGSAGKGNNGGGAIATGSSGGNHGGGNGGPAGGSGSQSNVSAQSSGGAGKKGTSGGANTSRDGGSGGGGSGAGGANSGKKKKRKTGSGGRGSQTAREAREETPAAEESVDPDEPTYCLCDQISFGEMILCDNDLCPIEWFHFSCVSLITKPKGRWYCPNCRGDRPNMMKPKQQFLKELERYNKEKEEKT; via the exons ATGATCAGTACGGTGACGGTGGAGGCCCACTTTTCGGCCACCTACGTCGACAATTATCTCGATACGCTCGAGAATCTCCCGGACGACGTGCAGCGTCATTTATCTCGCATCCGCGAACTGGACGTCCTCCAGCGAAGCCACATTCGGGATGTCAATCTGTACTACGAACAGTGGGCACTCCACCAGCCCCAGAACGGAACGGCTGCGGCCGCAATAACCTCTTCCGCCTCGTCCTCCTCTAGCGCAGCCAACGGTCCCGATTTGGCCACCGGAACAGGCGACCCCTCGGCGACACCCTCTTCGGCGTCCtcttccgaaccgaacgccaTCCTCAAACGGGCCATCGCGCGAATTCAGCAGAGTTTGATAGCGGCCCAGGAGCTGGGCGATGAGAAGCTGCAGATTTTACAGCAACTACACGACTTGATCGAGCACCGGATTCGCCTACTAGATCAAGACTACATGCACCTGGGAAATGACTTTTTCACCTCGATCCGACTGGATTGCTCGCGTGATGAAGGCAGACTCACGGATGGTAACGGTGCGGATCGATTCCACAGCTCCGGAGTGACCGGTGGTGCGAATAATGGAACCGGGGCATACGGCATCGGTGGAGGAAATGGTCCGGGTCAGAGTAACAATGGATTCGGGGGACTCGGATCCAATGCGCACGTTCTGCATGcgagcaacggtggtggtggcacaccgctcggtgccggtggtagtggaggaAGCATACTCGGAAGTCAACCATCGAcgggcggcagtggcggtgcgTCCGGAATTTACGGTGGAAACAATGGTGGTATGCTGGGCAGTGAACGAACCTCAAAACGCGCCCGAAGGACACGCAATGAGCAGCAGGGAGGTGGTGCGGCCAACGGTGGCTCTAATACGCCCAACTCGACGTGTGGCGCAAGTCCGATGGACGTAGATCCTTCGCTCGATTGCGTCGGTAGTATCGGTGCCGGTTCGGGTGGCAGTGATGGAGGAGAATCGGCCGGAATCCTCTTGGCGGGAGGAGGATCGGTGAAGCAGGAACCGGGTAGTGGGCTAATGTCCGGTAGCGGCACCGGTGGCAATGGTCGAGGCAACAGCGGTGGcgttagtggtggtagtgcgagTGGGGCAGGTATCGGTGGCCATAATAGTAGCTTAAGCGGTTCCGGTGTATCcggacaaggacaaggaggCAACAGTGCAACGCTGGGCAGCGCAGGAAAGGGcaacaacggtggtggtgcgattgCCACTGGAAGCAGTGGTGGTAATCACGGTGGCGGCAAtggtggtcctgctggtggtagcggtTCACAATCCAACGTCTCAGCACAGAGCAGTGGCGGTGCTGGCAAGAAGGGCACCAGTGGTGGTGCTAATACTAGTAGAgatggtggcagtggaggtggtggaagcGGCGCGGGAGGAGCCAATTCgggcaagaaaaagaaacggaagacGGGCAGCGGTGGCCGCGGTTCACAGACGGCACGAGAAGCTCGAGAGGAGACTCCGGCAGCCGAAGAATCGGTCGATCCAGACGAACCCACGTACTGTCTTTGTGATCAG ATTTCATTCGGCGAAATGATCCTCTGTGATAACGATTTGTGTCCGATCGAGTGGTTCCACTTCAGCTGTGTGTCGCTGATTACAAAACCGAAAGGTCGCTGGTACTGTCCCAATTGCCGCGGCGATCGGCCAAACATGATGAAACCGAAGCAACAATTCCTGAAGGAACTGGAACGGTACAataaggaaaaggaggagaaaacaTAA
- the LOC125948440 gene encoding uncharacterized protein LOC125948440, with product MGRFSGVCGVAIILVHLCILLPTQSDALRLEPVADVVCSRRKALTESELENMIATWIKTGNECAVGKPCRNTKNIADYELLRRKCEGPPYRPKEERRALVASLETALQAMKDKFKPLKASLESLDREYESQFQRVWADIAKLQATLAYTSLGAGRIQQALFHQSSQVRNIGHLVQRQSPSNAEELLAFAWNFPWPDQQPDVYDKVEAVVKSSQDPVLETVLAIDIINTKKPNLEARAKQATEYLKQLQASTMAGDLSTIASLATRFPKHYAYLRQSLFQPAEGSKVSAAALWHLSELPDQLPTAEERLQTIEAIVQPLLDDNGTIVADAEYFWPLTKLADELNRVPESDDQKAVFERLRNKFATHVTAQSLDYYQQLHSQIQSLKPISGSGSGTL from the coding sequence ATGGGGCGTTTCTCTGGTGTCTGTGGTGTCGCCATCATACTCGTTCATCTTTGTATCCTTCTGCCAACCCAATCCGATGCGCTCAGGCTGGAACCAGTGGCTGATGTAGTGTGTTCTCGGAGGAAAGCCCTCACGGAGAGCGAGCTAGAAAACATGATTGCGACGTGGATCAAGACAGGGAACGAGTGTGCAGTAGGCAAGCCCTGTCGCAACACAAAGAACATTGCCGATTACGAGCTTCTGCGTAGGAAGTGCGAAGGTCCTCCATACCGTCCGAAGGAGGAACGTCGGGCGTTAGTGGCTAGTCTGGAGACAGCACTGCAAGCGATGAAAGACAAGTTCAAGCCCCTGAAAGCCTCCCTGGAGTCACTGGATCGTGAGTATGAGAGCCAGTTCCAGCGGGTCTGGGCTGATATAGCGAAACTGCAGGCTACACTTGCCTACACCTCACTCGGAGCCGGACGCATTCAACAGGCACTGTTCCATCAGTCGAGCCAGGTTCGCAACATCGGCCATCTCGTTCAACGACAGAGTCCATCGAATGCCGAGGAGTTGCTGGCATTCGCGTGGAATTTCCCCTGGCCCGACCAGCAACCGGATGTTTACGATAAGGTCGAAGCGGTGGTAAAGTCATCCCAGGATCCCGTACTGGAAACTGTTCTGGCAATCGACATTATCAACACCAAGAAGCCGAACCTCGAAGCCAGGGCGAAACAGGCGACCGAGTATTTGAAGCAACTCCAGGCGAGCACAATGGCCGGTGACCTAAGTACCATTGCTTCACTGGCCACTCGCTTCCCGAAGCACTACGCATACCTAAGGCAGAGCCTGTTCCAACCTGCCGAAGGAAGCAAAGTCAGTGCCGCTGCTCTTTGGCATTTGTCCGAACTGCCCGACCAACTGCCGACGGCGGAGGAACGATTGCAGACAATCGAGGCCATCGTACAGCCGTTGCTGGACGATAATGGTACCATCGTGGCCGATGCCGAGTACTTCTGGCCGCTAACCAAGCTGGCGGACGAGCTGAATAGGGTTCCAGAATCGGATGATCAAAAAGCGGTGTTTGAGCGCTTGAGAAACAAGTTCGCTACGCACGTCACTGCCCAGTCGCTGGACTACTACCAGCAATTGCACTCCCAGATCCAATCGTTGAAGCCaatctccggctccggctccggcaccTTGTAG